The Amycolatopsis camponoti genome segment CTGCCCTCGGCGAGCTCGCGCACGGCTTGGGCGATCTGGTTCGGATCGGTCTGCGTGGCGACCCCGACCTCGCGGCTGGTGAAGAAGGACATGACCCGCGTGATCGGGCTGAGCGGCTGGTGCCCGGCGAGCCCGAGGGTGTTCGGCCAGTCGAGCCCGAGCCCGGACTTCGAGGGCACGAGCTCGGCCTGGACATCACCCCCGTGGACGACGACGGGCCGGATGAGCCGCGGCTCGAGTTCCTTGCGCAGCTTGGCTTCCGCTTCGGCATGGGTCAGCCCCCCGACATCGACGCCGGCCACGGTCACCCCCCGCGGAACATCCCCGGCGCTGGCGACGAGGTCGATGGCGTAGAGGATGACGAAGAGCCCGAGCGCGATCCCGACGGACATCATGGTCCGGGCAAGACCGGTCCGAAGCCTCCGCGCGGCAGTCTCGGGGGCGGGAGGTGGAACGGGGGTTTCGAGAAGTTCGCCGAGCAGATCATCGGCGAAGAGATCAGTAGTGCCGGCGGCTTCGGGCTCCGCGGTCGCGGCTTCGGGTTCAGCACTCGACTCGGCGAGTTCCTCGGCGGCAAGAGGCTCGGCGGGCTCGGTTTCCCCGGGCGTGGGCTCGGCGGCCGGCTCCGGGGTCGCAGGCTCGCTTTCCCGCACCTCGGCAGGTTCGCGCACCTTGTCTTCTGCCACGACCCCGCCTACAGGTACAGCCCCGTGCCGTGTTCGGTTCGCTCCGTTGCGACCGCGTGGATGTCGCGTTCGCGCATCACCAGGTGGCCCTCGCCGCGGATCTCGACCTCGAACTGGTCCTCCGGGTTGAAGAGCACGCGGTCGCCGGTCTTGACGTTGCGCACGCTGTTCCCGACGCCCAGCACGTCACCCCACGCC includes the following:
- a CDS encoding GroES family chaperonin, which encodes MPTVSDGAKLEIQMLHDRVLVRLAPEEGERRSSGGIVIPATAQVARRLAWGDVLGVGNSVRNVKTGDRVLFNPEDQFEVEIRGEGHLVMRERDIHAVATERTEHGTGLYL